In one Pseudomonas sp. 31-12 genomic region, the following are encoded:
- a CDS encoding YjbF family lipoprotein produces MRTLKVSVCLMAALLLCGCNPLMKATLANFKAVATGPDDLELTPAQVAEVQYPQLKLSTPSGEGVLAMVRERGDLQYWVASGKQVLLLRDGLAVRTVGLGFEGDLDGTRIEADSPFKQGLHRLPDGYTSQRWIDLYRGYEVGVVVRSRFNRKPMETIRILDKEYAVLRVDEQIEAPAIGLRATNHYWVDPANGFILQSEQQLTGQLRVKIVQLTSERRAVR; encoded by the coding sequence GTGAGAACGTTGAAAGTTAGCGTCTGCTTGATGGCGGCCTTGCTGTTGTGTGGATGTAATCCGCTGATGAAGGCCACGTTGGCCAACTTCAAAGCCGTGGCCACCGGGCCCGACGACCTGGAGTTGACCCCGGCGCAAGTGGCCGAAGTTCAGTATCCGCAACTCAAATTGTCCACCCCTTCTGGTGAAGGGGTGTTGGCGATGGTGCGTGAGCGAGGCGACTTGCAGTACTGGGTCGCGTCCGGCAAGCAGGTGCTGTTGCTGCGCGACGGCCTGGCGGTTCGTACTGTCGGACTGGGCTTCGAAGGTGACCTGGACGGGACCCGTATCGAAGCGGATTCGCCGTTCAAGCAAGGCCTTCACCGATTGCCCGATGGCTACACCAGCCAGCGCTGGATCGATCTTTATCGCGGATACGAAGTGGGTGTGGTCGTGCGCAGTCGCTTCAACCGAAAACCCATGGAGACCATCAGGATCCTGGACAAGGAATACGCCGTGCTGCGTGTCGATGAGCAGATAGAGGCTCCGGCCATTGGCCTGCGCGCGACCAATCATTATTGGGTCGACCCGGCTAACGGTTTCATCCTCCAGAGTGAGCAGCAACTGACGGGGCAACTCAGGGTGAAGATCGTGCAGTTGACCTCTGAACGCAGGGCTGTCCGTTGA
- a CDS encoding capsule biosynthesis GfcC family protein, whose translation MKFPKVLWTCLLLIAGGANAAVTVSGDVRNPGPVELQPGGRVLDVMRVAQPNPESYWLAAAWLRHSLIEEQTRLKAGVLFDLKVLQRTALLFDRPSRAALALRLYEHVSRLPVTGRQVAVLDPVAVEVGFARNFRLDDGDSLIYPMRSDGVEVLGAVAEPCRLAYRPLQEARDYLQGCSPLVDADADYLWIIQPDGVTRRVGIAPWNRESGQVPAAGSKILVPVKTDDLNPPIPELNQQLAEFLATQLAEVVP comes from the coding sequence TTGAAGTTTCCCAAGGTGTTATGGACGTGCCTGTTGTTGATCGCCGGCGGCGCGAATGCGGCCGTCACCGTCAGCGGCGATGTGCGCAATCCGGGGCCGGTCGAACTGCAACCCGGGGGCCGCGTGCTGGACGTGATGCGTGTCGCGCAACCCAATCCTGAAAGCTACTGGCTGGCGGCCGCCTGGCTGCGACACTCATTGATCGAGGAGCAGACTCGGCTCAAAGCCGGGGTCTTGTTCGATTTGAAGGTGCTGCAACGCACCGCATTGCTCTTCGATCGCCCGAGCCGGGCGGCATTGGCGTTGCGGTTGTACGAGCACGTCAGCCGATTGCCGGTCACCGGGCGTCAGGTGGCGGTGCTGGATCCGGTCGCGGTCGAGGTCGGGTTCGCGCGCAACTTCCGACTCGATGATGGCGACAGCCTGATCTATCCGATGCGTTCCGATGGGGTTGAAGTGCTGGGCGCTGTCGCCGAACCGTGCCGGCTCGCTTATCGCCCGCTGCAGGAAGCCCGCGATTACCTGCAAGGGTGTTCGCCTTTGGTCGATGCCGACGCCGATTACCTCTGGATCATTCAGCCCGATGGTGTCACCCGCCGGGTCGGCATTGCGCCGTGGAATCGCGAAAGCGGGCAGGTGCCTGCGGCCGGTAGCAAAATCCTGGTTCCTGTCAAAACCGATGATCTTAATCCGCCTATACCTGAACTGAATCAGCAGTTGGCCGAATTTCTTGCCACGCAACTGGCTGAGGTGGTTCCTTGA
- a CDS encoding YjbH domain-containing protein has product MNLRFAAVLLLPCGLAHAEPRLTQNDFGGVGLMQTPTARMAPAGELSVNASRTDPYTRYSVSLQPFEWLEGSFRYTAITNRRYGPESLSGDQSYKDKAVDLKVRLWQESHWAPELALGFRDIGGTGLFSSEFLVANKRYDDFDFSAGIAWGYIGNRGDFDNPLGWAADRFNTRPDGEGTGDVNTNAYFRGRPSLFGGVTYQTPWDPLSLKLEYEGNDYKNEPKDNAIKQDSPINIGAVFKLTDSVDLSAGWERGNTAMFGITLHTNFVSRKTPAKTYDPPAERLPTQAPATPPDQVNWANVSQRLQKNAGYKVERITQRGPELFVYGEQTNYFHSAKAVGRASRILDNSVNDDIDWFTLVNKRYDMPLEETSVPRQTFREVVNNEEPLQTLHRTTEVNGAMPHNETTLFTAARDPFNYGIGLGYKQNVGGPDGLLYQLSADADAEYRFTRNTWWSGLLSANLVNNYDNFTYDAPSGLPRVRTDLRKYLTTSDVTMPTFQLTHAEQLDKDLYGMVYGGYLESMFAGVGGEVLFRPAGQRWSVGADLNYVRQREFNQGFGLRDYSTVTGHITGYTDLPFDTQAAVSVGRYLARDWGATVDLSREFRNGVRFGAWATLTTATKEEYGEGSFDKGIYISIPFDELMSMSTMRRANIVWSPLTRDGGARLNRSYWLHSMTDSRDSDLFYRNFDKITE; this is encoded by the coding sequence TTGAATTTACGTTTTGCTGCAGTGCTGCTGTTGCCGTGTGGTTTGGCTCACGCAGAGCCGCGATTGACTCAAAATGATTTCGGCGGCGTGGGCTTGATGCAGACGCCGACGGCCCGAATGGCCCCGGCCGGTGAACTGAGCGTGAATGCCAGTCGAACCGATCCCTATACCCGTTACAGCGTTTCATTGCAGCCGTTTGAATGGCTGGAAGGTTCGTTTCGCTACACCGCGATCACCAACCGCCGGTATGGCCCCGAGTCGTTGAGCGGCGACCAGAGTTATAAAGACAAGGCCGTGGACCTCAAGGTCCGCCTGTGGCAAGAAAGCCACTGGGCGCCTGAGCTGGCCCTGGGCTTTCGCGACATCGGCGGTACCGGCCTGTTCTCCAGTGAATTCCTGGTCGCCAACAAACGCTATGACGACTTTGATTTCAGCGCCGGTATCGCCTGGGGATACATCGGCAATCGAGGCGATTTCGACAACCCGCTGGGTTGGGCGGCGGATCGCTTCAACACCCGGCCGGACGGCGAGGGCACCGGTGACGTCAACACCAATGCCTATTTCCGTGGGCGACCTTCATTGTTTGGCGGCGTCACCTACCAGACACCGTGGGACCCGCTCAGCCTGAAGCTCGAGTACGAAGGCAACGACTACAAAAACGAGCCGAAAGACAATGCCATCAAGCAAGATTCGCCCATCAATATCGGCGCAGTGTTCAAGCTGACCGATTCGGTGGATCTCAGTGCGGGTTGGGAGCGCGGCAATACCGCGATGTTCGGCATCACACTGCATACCAACTTCGTCAGCCGCAAGACGCCGGCCAAGACTTACGATCCGCCGGCGGAGCGTTTGCCGACACAGGCACCCGCCACCCCTCCGGATCAGGTCAATTGGGCCAACGTGTCCCAACGCTTGCAGAAAAATGCTGGCTACAAAGTCGAGCGCATCACCCAGCGCGGCCCCGAGTTGTTTGTGTACGGCGAGCAGACCAATTATTTCCATTCAGCCAAAGCTGTCGGCCGCGCCAGCCGGATCCTGGACAACAGCGTCAATGACGATATCGACTGGTTCACCTTGGTGAACAAGCGCTACGACATGCCGCTGGAAGAAACCAGCGTGCCTCGCCAGACCTTTCGCGAAGTGGTCAATAACGAGGAGCCGCTGCAAACGTTGCACCGCACGACCGAGGTCAATGGGGCGATGCCGCACAACGAGACCACGCTCTTTACTGCGGCGCGCGATCCGTTCAACTACGGCATCGGGCTGGGCTACAAACAGAACGTCGGTGGCCCTGACGGTTTGCTCTATCAGTTGAGTGCCGATGCGGACGCCGAGTATCGCTTCACGCGCAATACCTGGTGGAGCGGCCTGCTCAGTGCCAACCTGGTGAACAACTACGACAACTTTACCTACGACGCACCGAGTGGCTTGCCTCGAGTACGGACGGACCTGCGCAAGTACCTCACGACCTCTGACGTCACCATGCCCACGTTCCAACTCACCCATGCCGAGCAGTTGGATAAAGACCTGTACGGCATGGTCTACGGCGGCTATCTGGAGTCGATGTTTGCCGGGGTTGGCGGTGAGGTACTGTTTCGTCCGGCAGGCCAGCGCTGGTCGGTGGGTGCAGACCTGAACTACGTGCGTCAGCGCGAGTTCAACCAGGGCTTTGGCCTGCGTGATTACTCAACCGTGACCGGCCACATCACCGGCTATACCGATTTGCCTTTCGATACCCAGGCAGCCGTCAGTGTCGGCCGTTACCTGGCGCGGGATTGGGGCGCCACCGTCGACCTGTCGCGGGAGTTCCGTAATGGTGTGCGATTCGGTGCCTGGGCCACGCTCACCACCGCGACAAAAGAGGAATACGGCGAAGGCAGCTTCGACAAGGGCATCTACATCTCCATTCCTTTCGACGAACTGATGAGCATGTCGACCATGCGTCGCGCCAATATCGTCTGGTCTCCGCTGACCCGGGACGGCGGTGCGCGGCTCAATCGCAGCTACTGGCTGCATTCCATGACCGATAGCCGTGACAGCGATTTGTTCTACCGCAACTTCGACAAAATCACTGAGTGA
- a CDS encoding undecaprenyl-phosphate glucose phosphotransferase: MVNNLRINRNTHLKGLTFWGQWALGQGFVVALLFLLVYYQTGTVEFYYRVCAILTVLASVPAYTWCGVYAKKDNYLEGLGRLLMGWTMTLAALACVAFICKADELFSRQLILVWAACGYIGQALFYVPLHGFSQYYQRSLQSEHKTLIVGTGELALGLARKLRSLEHFPLVGLVSTDTTLPLAMGSPPIVGPQEQLLELIKAHDIRRLYITLPLSEAAKIEAMYIDLLGANVDVVWVPDLNSLTLLNHSVRVVDGLPAIYLNESPLTSQPTAALSKSLLEKSVALLAIVLLSPLLLLIALAVKLNSPGPVFFKQDRHGWNGKVIQVWKFRSMRVHDDLEVKQASRNDSRITPVGRFIRRTSLDELPQLINVLQGHMALVGPRPHAVAHNDYYSGKILAYMARHRIKPGITGLAQINGCRGETDTIDKMQKRVEIDLKYINNWSLWLDLKILVKTPFTLLSKDIY, from the coding sequence ATGGTTAACAATCTTCGTATCAATCGAAATACCCACCTCAAAGGATTGACCTTCTGGGGACAATGGGCACTGGGTCAGGGCTTTGTTGTAGCCCTGTTGTTTCTATTGGTTTATTACCAGACCGGAACGGTAGAGTTCTATTATCGAGTGTGCGCAATTCTGACGGTACTTGCTTCGGTTCCCGCCTATACCTGGTGTGGCGTCTATGCGAAGAAAGATAACTACCTGGAGGGATTGGGACGTTTGTTGATGGGCTGGACAATGACCCTGGCGGCATTGGCCTGTGTGGCGTTCATCTGCAAGGCTGATGAACTGTTTTCCCGTCAACTGATTCTGGTATGGGCCGCCTGCGGTTACATCGGGCAGGCACTGTTTTACGTTCCGCTGCACGGCTTCTCGCAATACTATCAACGCTCACTTCAAAGCGAGCATAAAACCCTGATCGTCGGTACCGGCGAGTTGGCATTGGGACTCGCCAGGAAGCTGCGTAGCCTTGAACACTTCCCACTGGTGGGGTTGGTCAGCACCGACACCACGCTCCCGCTGGCGATGGGCTCACCGCCGATCGTAGGCCCGCAGGAGCAGCTGCTGGAGTTGATCAAGGCCCATGACATCCGACGTTTGTACATCACGCTGCCCCTGAGTGAAGCGGCAAAAATCGAAGCGATGTATATCGATTTGCTGGGTGCCAACGTAGACGTGGTCTGGGTACCGGACTTGAACAGTCTGACGCTGCTCAACCACTCGGTAAGAGTCGTGGACGGCCTGCCGGCGATCTACTTGAATGAAAGCCCGTTGACCAGCCAGCCGACCGCGGCACTGAGTAAGAGCCTGCTGGAAAAGAGCGTGGCGCTGTTGGCCATTGTGCTTCTGAGCCCGCTGCTGTTGCTGATTGCCCTGGCCGTTAAACTCAACTCCCCGGGCCCGGTGTTTTTCAAGCAAGACCGTCACGGCTGGAATGGCAAGGTGATCCAGGTCTGGAAGTTTCGCTCGATGCGCGTGCATGACGATCTTGAGGTCAAGCAGGCCAGTCGTAACGATTCAAGGATCACTCCGGTTGGACGCTTTATCCGCCGTACGTCCCTCGATGAGTTGCCGCAACTGATCAATGTGCTGCAAGGCCATATGGCTTTGGTCGGGCCGCGTCCCCACGCCGTTGCGCACAATGATTACTACTCCGGGAAAATTCTCGCCTACATGGCGCGTCACCGAATCAAACCGGGGATTACCGGGTTGGCTCAAATCAACGGTTGCCGCGGCGAGACCGACACCATCGACAAAATGCAGAAGCGTGTGGAGATCGATCTCAAGTACATCAATAACTGGTCGTTGTGGCTGGACCTGAAGATCTTGGTAAAGACACCTTTCACCTTGCTGTCAAAAGACATTTATTGA
- a CDS encoding helix-turn-helix domain-containing protein, with the protein MESSTPLPRKYFVVVTHSPALQLELEALLSSERYNSFGTSQAKMFVEGVALPSSAPKLMEFISPHLDRFVPPVIKHDTQRILSTFESEWRAAQSETRFNNRSSLADEDRDDTRDSPSNVSTSPHYPYTEAWRLSNVNGALIKDDVEIVLTGLEATLVKKMLHHDDRVVSKDDLIRSIGREPEHYRGLEMCLSRLQEKFKNASNGERLFRAVRNRGYCLIQKIIRGKSLT; encoded by the coding sequence ATGGAAAGCAGTACACCCCTCCCCAGAAAATATTTTGTCGTCGTTACTCATAGCCCGGCATTACAACTTGAGCTTGAGGCATTACTATCGAGCGAGCGATATAATTCATTCGGTACGTCGCAGGCAAAGATGTTTGTCGAAGGTGTTGCCCTACCTTCTTCCGCCCCTAAGCTAATGGAGTTTATTTCCCCTCACCTTGACAGGTTTGTCCCTCCTGTTATCAAACATGATACACAGCGCATACTCTCGACCTTCGAATCCGAGTGGCGAGCGGCGCAGTCAGAAACACGGTTTAATAACAGATCTTCACTGGCAGATGAAGACCGAGATGACACCCGGGACTCCCCGTCCAATGTGTCGACCAGCCCCCACTACCCTTATACCGAAGCCTGGCGACTCAGCAATGTCAATGGCGCTTTGATTAAAGACGACGTCGAAATTGTCTTGACTGGCCTGGAGGCCACACTGGTCAAAAAGATGCTGCACCATGATGACCGGGTAGTCAGTAAAGATGACCTTATTCGGAGCATTGGCAGAGAACCCGAACACTATCGAGGCTTGGAAATGTGCCTGAGCCGGCTACAGGAAAAGTTTAAAAATGCCAGTAATGGTGAACGTCTTTTCCGAGCGGTTAGAAATCGCGGCTATTGCCTGATTCAAAAAATCATTCGGGGGAAAAGCCTCACCTGA
- a CDS encoding EAL domain-containing protein, with protein sequence MNATMSASHIYRASHYLSRQLILTRDDCPFGSEIRIQFDASQTHASYAVPQEINGIYSEVLMQTRLIAFSLKDHNISSKNKYLSRRFVCAGQSDLADSALTEELIQSSDALRNFGQTLVIAFNELPLSAVSFIDKKKILNNVYLLKDHGVEIAFDGYNIENESIEIFTTLNLFDYIKIPLSALDLSLKLTGNPDLFNRLHERMTMLTHTTKVAFIADRVEHAASHILARALPFDYFQGSHYSPADILLN encoded by the coding sequence ATGAACGCTACGATGAGCGCGTCACACATCTATCGTGCGAGTCATTATCTGTCTCGACAATTGATCCTCACTCGCGACGACTGCCCATTTGGCAGTGAGATCAGAATTCAGTTTGACGCCAGTCAGACTCATGCATCCTATGCTGTACCGCAAGAGATAAACGGCATTTACAGTGAAGTTCTCATGCAGACTCGGCTGATTGCCTTTTCGCTAAAGGACCATAATATTTCTAGCAAAAACAAATACTTAAGCCGTCGATTCGTTTGCGCTGGGCAGTCAGATCTGGCCGATTCCGCACTCACGGAAGAGTTGATACAGTCCAGCGACGCCCTTCGCAACTTTGGCCAGACACTGGTTATCGCGTTCAATGAGTTACCCCTTTCGGCGGTCAGCTTTATTGATAAAAAGAAAATCCTCAACAACGTATATCTGTTGAAAGATCACGGTGTAGAAATCGCGTTCGATGGCTATAACATCGAAAACGAAAGTATCGAAATATTTACAACCCTGAATCTTTTCGACTATATAAAGATTCCTCTTTCAGCCCTAGACTTGAGCCTTAAACTGACGGGCAACCCCGATTTATTCAATCGTCTGCACGAACGCATGACCATGCTGACTCACACCACCAAAGTCGCGTTTATAGCTGACAGAGTCGAGCATGCGGCTAGCCATATACTGGCACGCGCATTACCTTTTGATTACTTTCAAGGGAGCCATTACTCCCCTGCCGACATCCTATTAAACTAA
- a CDS encoding winged helix-turn-helix domain-containing protein — protein MMLTGKLTNTSHSHAKEVTGILTIGRTHSLAEGFKTSVASYVAQDIPVDTMCYNNSFKKNKELYSYRAAFIVIDSPQAFDESLALVENMRADNHALIIFVAITGKGTYNKMKYYLAGADHCIKFSMTPEENTDALSEFFNSAEWHKQHNLLLDPTRMCLIGDYKKLDVSFPEMKILEAFSETKNQILSHDEIARIMGLNITFYDPRALEKSISRLRGKIKGMYGTNAIQSIRGHGYRLVRGLISTA, from the coding sequence ATGATGCTTACAGGGAAATTAACGAATACCAGCCACAGCCACGCAAAGGAGGTGACGGGTATTCTCACCATTGGGCGGACCCATAGTTTAGCTGAGGGTTTCAAGACATCAGTTGCAAGTTACGTAGCGCAGGATATACCCGTTGATACGATGTGCTACAACAACTCGTTTAAAAAAAACAAGGAACTCTATTCATACCGTGCAGCATTCATAGTCATTGATAGCCCTCAGGCATTCGATGAAAGCCTCGCCCTCGTGGAAAATATGCGTGCCGACAACCACGCCCTTATTATCTTTGTGGCCATCACCGGCAAAGGCACTTATAACAAGATGAAATACTATCTTGCAGGGGCCGACCATTGTATTAAATTCAGCATGACTCCTGAAGAAAACACGGACGCACTTTCCGAGTTCTTTAATAGCGCAGAATGGCACAAGCAGCACAATTTGCTCTTGGATCCGACGCGCATGTGCTTGATTGGAGACTACAAGAAGCTGGATGTATCGTTTCCGGAAATGAAAATCCTTGAAGCTTTTTCCGAAACGAAAAATCAAATATTGAGCCATGATGAAATCGCCAGAATCATGGGTCTGAATATAACGTTTTATGACCCAAGAGCCTTGGAAAAATCTATCAGCCGCCTTCGCGGAAAGATAAAAGGTATGTATGGCACCAACGCCATTCAAAGTATTCGTGGGCATGGATATCGTCTTGTCAGGGGTCTGATCTCGACCGCCTGA